From Syntrophomonadaceae bacterium, one genomic window encodes:
- a CDS encoding heme exporter protein CcmB yields MGYWRKLGALVEKDLAVEFKTKEMLSSMFIFSFLVIVIFAFAFTPSRATTSEVFPGILWIGITFAGVLGLNRSFAGEKDNDCLLGLMLTPVDRTVIYLAKAASNFLFLVAVQAVSLPLFFILFDYRLAGPLWLLLAVILLGTVGFIVTGTFLAALAANTRASEILLPLILFPVIMPVVIGAVKCTAIVLAGVPPELKGELVRWVKLLGIYNIIFLTVSLMLFDYVLEV; encoded by the coding sequence ATGGGTTACTGGCGCAAACTTGGAGCACTGGTAGAGAAGGATCTTGCCGTTGAGTTCAAAACAAAAGAGATGCTGAGCTCCATGTTTATTTTCTCTTTTTTGGTAATTGTGATATTTGCCTTTGCCTTTACTCCCTCCCGGGCTACTACCAGTGAAGTGTTTCCCGGCATTTTATGGATTGGCATCACCTTTGCGGGGGTACTTGGCTTAAACCGTTCTTTTGCCGGAGAAAAGGACAATGATTGTCTCCTGGGTTTAATGTTAACCCCGGTGGACAGGACAGTGATCTATCTGGCCAAGGCTGCCAGCAATTTCCTGTTCCTGGTGGCGGTGCAGGCAGTATCCCTGCCGCTGTTCTTTATCCTCTTTGACTACCGCCTGGCGGGGCCGCTCTGGCTATTGTTGGCAGTTATCCTGTTAGGTACCGTTGGTTTTATCGTTACCGGCACCTTTTTAGCGGCCTTAGCTGCCAATACCCGCGCCAGCGAAATCCTCCTGCCCCTGATCTTGTTCCCGGTGATTATGCCGGTGGTAATAGGCGCGGTGAAATGCACCGCTATCGTGCTGGCAGGGGTTCCCCCGGAACTGAAAGGGGAATTGGTGCGTTGGGTTAAGCTGCTTGGGATCTACAATATTATCTTTTTGACAGTATCTTTGATGCTTTTTGATTACGTGCTGGAGGTGTAA
- a CDS encoding ABC transporter ATP-binding protein produces the protein MKDIDLEIMDGCFLAVLGPNGAGKTTLIKVLSLLTKPTSGSLEINGEEVGEDQLSFRRQIGVLSHQTFLYNHLSAYENLSFYGKMYEVPRLKERIFEVMEEVGLQFVLGDPVRTFSRGMQQRLAIARAILHSPAALFLDEPYTGLDQHAMEILNQVLVGLQNQHRTVILVTHNFDQGLNLCDQAVIMARGQLVYRAKREEFLGRDFKQTYLRCVGGS, from the coding sequence AATCATGGATGGTTGCTTCCTTGCTGTGCTGGGACCAAACGGCGCCGGGAAAACCACCTTGATCAAGGTTTTATCCCTGCTTACCAAACCAACCAGTGGCAGCCTGGAGATCAACGGGGAGGAAGTGGGGGAGGATCAGTTAAGTTTCCGCCGCCAGATTGGGGTCTTGTCTCACCAAACTTTCCTCTACAACCATCTTAGCGCTTATGAAAACCTGTCTTTTTACGGAAAAATGTATGAAGTGCCAAGGCTTAAGGAGAGGATTTTCGAGGTTATGGAAGAAGTAGGCCTCCAGTTTGTGCTGGGGGATCCTGTCCGGACCTTTTCCCGCGGGATGCAGCAGCGGCTCGCCATTGCCCGGGCCATCCTGCATTCACCGGCAGCGTTGTTTTTGGATGAACCGTACACCGGCCTTGATCAGCATGCGATGGAGATTTTAAATCAAGTCCTCGTAGGGCTGCAAAACCAGCACCGCACCGTGATCCTGGTGACCCATAACTTTGATCAGGGGCTTAACCTGTGTGATCAGGCGGTAATTATGGCCAGAGGCCAGCTGGTGTACCGGGCCAAACGGGAAGAATTTTTGGGCCGGGATTTCAAACAAACATACCTCAGGTGTGTGGGGGGAAGTTGA